Proteins found in one Insulibacter thermoxylanivorax genomic segment:
- a CDS encoding DUF350 domain-containing protein — MWEHLDEWLQNPFISTAAYFSVAVLLLIIFLAIFEMVTKYKDWHEIKRGNVAVAMATGGKIFGICNIFRFIIPNFESLYDAIIWCSYGYALLLVAYYAFEFLTPVFKIDDELRSDNRAVGLLSMIVSVSLSYVIGASIT; from the coding sequence ATGTGGGAACACCTGGATGAATGGCTGCAGAACCCATTCATCTCCACCGCTGCTTATTTCTCCGTAGCGGTGCTGCTCTTGATCATCTTCTTAGCGATCTTCGAAATGGTGACCAAGTATAAGGATTGGCATGAGATCAAGCGCGGCAACGTCGCCGTCGCTATGGCAACGGGCGGGAAGATCTTCGGGATCTGCAATATCTTCCGCTTCATCATCCCGAATTTTGAATCCTTGTACGATGCAATCATCTGGTGCAGCTATGGATATGCCCTGTTGTTGGTTGCTTACTATGCCTTTGAATTCCTGACACCGGTGTTCAAGATCGACGATGAGCTTCGCAGCGACAACCGAGCGGTGGGGCTTCTGTCGATGATTGTATCGGTATCATTATCGTATGTGATAGGAGCTAGTATCACATGA
- a CDS encoding phage holin family protein, with protein MNWLGTIVRFIVSAIVLMLVGFIVPAFEVGGFWSALFLALVIAIVGWIIEGIFGRRVTPFGRGIVGFLASAAIIWLSQFIVGGVDVSIIGALLAALVIGIIDLFIPVATPFDLANENSRRRS; from the coding sequence ATGAATTGGCTCGGAACGATCGTGCGTTTTATCGTATCTGCCATAGTATTGATGCTGGTTGGTTTTATCGTCCCTGCATTCGAGGTGGGCGGCTTCTGGAGTGCACTGTTCTTGGCTCTGGTGATCGCAATCGTGGGATGGATCATCGAGGGGATCTTCGGCCGCAGGGTGACTCCCTTCGGACGCGGGATCGTCGGCTTCTTAGCAAGTGCAGCGATTATCTGGCTGTCCCAATTCATCGTCGGCGGAGTGGATGTTTCCATCATCGGCGCCTTGCTGGCTGCCCTGGTGATCGGGATCATCGACCTGTTCATCCCAGTGGCCACACCCTTCGATCTGGCAAATGAGAACTCCCGCCGCAGAAGCTGA
- a CDS encoding M15 family metallopeptidase, with amino-acid sequence MHGLHNLRHLRRFFVLAALIGMLMLTACSGADGRTIGQAPSHGTELTPSQQADADEMDNPAQDAGEHAQDPEQPTTEAGQDEHEGTPPEEPNPQEDEHMDREADALEAIRTRYDITDPASIAVLVNKTYGLPEDYEPDDLVKVDIPFVYQDDSVHSLRQVAADALVEMFAAAKEDGIELAGVSGYRSYAIQKMLYEKYAARDGQEAADKYSARPGHSEHMTGLAMDVAELSGRCAARNCFADTEEAKWLAEHAHEFGFIIRYPLGKEEITGYQYEPWHLRYVGVELAQILYENDWTMEEFFLPESVNAVNMNG; translated from the coding sequence ATGCATGGATTACATAATCTGAGACACTTGCGGCGGTTCTTCGTGCTGGCGGCGCTGATCGGCATGCTGATGTTGACGGCATGCAGCGGCGCCGATGGCCGCACGATCGGACAAGCCCCCTCGCACGGGACCGAACTGACGCCGTCTCAGCAAGCTGACGCCGATGAGATGGACAACCCCGCACAGGATGCCGGCGAGCATGCTCAAGATCCTGAGCAGCCGACGACCGAAGCCGGTCAGGATGAACATGAAGGCACTCCGCCGGAGGAGCCGAATCCGCAAGAAGATGAGCATATGGACAGGGAGGCCGATGCACTCGAGGCGATCCGTACCCGTTACGACATCACTGACCCTGCATCGATCGCCGTTCTCGTGAACAAGACCTACGGTTTGCCGGAAGATTACGAACCCGACGACTTAGTGAAGGTGGACATCCCCTTCGTCTATCAGGATGATTCGGTCCATTCCCTGCGCCAAGTGGCAGCCGACGCTCTGGTCGAGATGTTCGCAGCGGCCAAGGAAGACGGGATTGAACTGGCAGGCGTATCCGGTTATCGTTCCTATGCCATTCAGAAGATGCTCTACGAGAAATACGCGGCGCGCGACGGTCAGGAGGCAGCTGATAAGTACAGCGCAAGACCCGGTCACAGCGAGCACATGACGGGACTGGCGATGGATGTCGCCGAGCTTTCCGGCAGATGTGCCGCGAGGAATTGTTTCGCTGATACGGAAGAAGCGAAGTGGCTGGCCGAACATGCGCATGAATTTGGCTTTATCATCCGTTATCCCCTCGGCAAGGAAGAGATCACCGGCTACCAATATGAACCTTGGCATCTGCGCTATGTCGGCGTCGAACTGGCACAGATCCTGTACGAGAACGACTGGACGATGGAGGAGTTCTTCCTGCCGGAAAGCGTGAACGCGGTGAACATGAACGGGTGA
- a CDS encoding 5'-3' exonuclease, which produces MNQDEQTVPSLLIVDSFALLFRGFYATAVHGNYMRNSKGWYTNGIYQFTRYMLDAVRRFTPTHVACAFDMGKATFRHELYTDYKANRDEPPLELIPQFDKLRDLVDAFDIPCLGIEGYEADDIIGSLAKQYAAKGSKVRILTGDGDTYQLIDEHIEVVMLRKGFGNYDVVHLENLPVIAGVEHPHQIVEMKALMGDASDNIPGCPNVGPKTAQRLIAEYGDVDGIYARIDEIKGKLRERLETYKEQIYLSRDLARIRTDLQIDCPPERCRYEWNREKLLSVLEEFEFRTIIRSLVAG; this is translated from the coding sequence ATGAATCAAGACGAACAAACCGTCCCTTCACTGCTGATCGTGGACAGCTTCGCACTGTTGTTCCGCGGGTTCTATGCGACGGCTGTGCATGGGAATTATATGCGGAATTCGAAGGGTTGGTATACCAACGGCATCTATCAATTTACCCGCTACATGTTGGATGCCGTTAGGCGATTTACACCCACCCATGTTGCCTGCGCCTTTGATATGGGGAAGGCGACCTTTCGCCACGAGTTGTATACTGATTATAAGGCGAACCGTGATGAGCCGCCGCTCGAACTCATTCCGCAATTCGACAAACTTCGCGATCTAGTCGATGCTTTCGACATTCCCTGCTTAGGAATCGAAGGATATGAGGCGGACGACATCATCGGTTCTTTGGCCAAGCAATATGCGGCGAAGGGATCGAAGGTTCGGATCTTAACGGGGGACGGGGACACCTATCAACTGATCGACGAGCATATCGAAGTGGTCATGCTTCGCAAAGGGTTCGGCAACTACGATGTCGTTCATCTCGAGAATCTGCCGGTGATCGCCGGCGTGGAGCACCCGCATCAGATCGTTGAGATGAAGGCGCTGATGGGGGATGCGTCGGATAACATCCCGGGATGCCCGAATGTCGGGCCGAAGACCGCTCAGCGGTTGATCGCCGAATATGGGGATGTGGACGGGATCTATGCCCGTATCGATGAGATCAAGGGCAAGCTGCGCGAGCGGCTGGAAACCTATAAGGAGCAGATCTACTTGTCCCGAGATCTAGCGAGGATCCGGACGGATCTTCAGATCGATTGCCCGCCGGAGC
- a CDS encoding Lrp/AsnC family transcriptional regulator encodes MDQFHTNILELLREDSRRSPAVIATMLGAEEEAVKQAIKDLEDDHVIVKYSAVVNWDKVDENKVTALIEVQITPERGRGFDAIAERIYLYPEVKSVYLMSGGYDLLVEVEGKSLMEVAAFVSNKLSPIESVLSTKTHFILKKYKQDGVIFEDHEDDHRLMISP; translated from the coding sequence ATGGATCAATTTCATACGAATATATTAGAACTGCTGCGGGAAGACTCCCGCCGCTCCCCGGCGGTGATCGCGACGATGCTCGGCGCCGAGGAAGAGGCGGTCAAGCAAGCGATTAAGGATCTGGAGGACGATCATGTGATCGTCAAATATTCGGCAGTTGTCAACTGGGACAAAGTCGATGAGAACAAGGTGACGGCATTGATCGAAGTGCAGATCACTCCGGAACGCGGGCGCGGTTTTGATGCGATCGCCGAGCGAATCTATCTCTATCCGGAAGTCAAGTCGGTGTATCTGATGTCCGGCGGCTATGATCTTCTCGTCGAAGTAGAGGGCAAATCCCTGATGGAAGTAGCTGCTTTCGTCTCCAATAAACTATCGCCGATCGAATCGGTATTGTCGACGAAGACCCATTTTATCCTCAAAAAATACAAACAGGACGGGGTCATCTTCGAGGATCATGAGGATGATCATCGCCTGATGATCAGTCCGTGA
- a CDS encoding MFS transporter codes for MQHTKHKRFSVPVYQAGFPGNPGDAIPSHPNPRRKRGTGQLDRQSILLLTVQGLFVVANALSGTFVNVYLWKMSRNLALIGWFALCHQAALGLTFWLAGRWVKEHNKMHSLRLGMLVSAIFYLLVLFLGPKAPHYVYGLGIVQGIAAGLFWLAYNVVYFEITEPHNRDRFNGWAGLLGAGAGMAAPWLSGYLISRMAETKGYMLIFSLSLGVFLVGVVFSLFLKKRRVDGSYEWLHGIRCLREPGSPWRRIVPALAMQGMREGVFIFVITLLVFISTGNEMKLGNYSLITSAVSLFAFYLAGRWLRPKRRIPAMLLGAILITLAITPFFWEVNYTTLLIFGIGVSLFHPLYIIPMTSTVFDFIGRDEESAAQRVEYVVLRELALNAGRMAGTILFILVISLSKDPRVLNLFLLFIGSAPIVSWFFMRAVLK; via the coding sequence ATGCAGCATACGAAGCACAAGCGTTTCTCTGTTCCCGTATATCAGGCAGGCTTCCCGGGGAATCCGGGGGATGCGATCCCTTCCCATCCAAATCCAAGGCGTAAGCGGGGAACCGGACAGCTGGATCGCCAGTCGATCCTGCTTTTAACGGTGCAAGGCCTGTTCGTTGTTGCGAATGCGCTGTCCGGAACCTTCGTGAACGTCTATCTCTGGAAGATGAGCCGGAATCTGGCCTTGATCGGCTGGTTTGCTCTATGTCATCAAGCTGCGCTGGGGCTGACGTTCTGGCTGGCGGGCAGATGGGTCAAAGAACATAATAAGATGCACAGCTTGCGGCTGGGTATGTTGGTATCCGCCATTTTTTATTTGCTCGTGTTGTTCCTCGGTCCTAAGGCGCCACACTATGTATACGGGCTGGGCATCGTGCAGGGGATCGCCGCGGGTCTGTTCTGGCTTGCTTACAATGTCGTCTATTTCGAGATTACGGAACCGCACAACCGCGATCGCTTCAACGGCTGGGCGGGGCTGCTGGGCGCCGGTGCGGGCATGGCCGCTCCCTGGCTGTCCGGCTATCTGATCAGCAGGATGGCGGAAACGAAGGGGTATATGTTGATCTTCTCGCTGTCCTTGGGCGTATTCCTGGTGGGCGTCGTCTTCAGTCTCTTCCTGAAGAAACGACGGGTGGACGGATCATATGAATGGCTGCACGGGATCCGCTGTTTGCGCGAGCCCGGGTCACCCTGGCGCCGCATCGTCCCGGCTCTGGCCATGCAGGGGATGCGGGAAGGGGTGTTCATCTTCGTCATCACGCTGCTCGTCTTCATCTCTACGGGCAATGAGATGAAGCTGGGCAACTATTCCTTGATCACCTCGGCGGTGTCATTGTTCGCCTTCTATCTTGCGGGCAGATGGCTTCGCCCCAAACGGCGCATACCTGCCATGCTGCTCGGCGCCATCCTGATTACCTTGGCGATCACACCCTTTTTCTGGGAAGTCAATTACACTACTCTGCTGATCTTCGGCATCGGCGTCTCCCTCTTCCATCCCCTGTACATCATCCCTATGACCTCCACGGTATTTGACTTTATCGGGCGGGATGAAGAATCGGCTGCTCAGCGCGTGGAATATGTCGTGCTTCGGGAACTGGCGCTGAATGCGGGACGGATGGCGGGCACGATCCTGTTCATCCTGGTGATCTCTCTCAGCAAAGACCCCCGCGTGCTGAATCTCTTCCTGCTATTCATCGGCAGTGCGCCGATCGTCTCGTGGTTTTTCATGCGTGCCGTGCTGAAATGA
- a CDS encoding TrkH family potassium uptake protein: MIVHRKRLIQRLSPTQFIILGYLAVILIASVLLYMPFSVKESAELSWFEALFTSTSAVSVTGLTVVNTYETFTPIGNLILLILFQIGGIGIMTLGTFVWILFGRSVTLTHRRWIMIDQNRSSLAGLVRLLRHVFFLAFAIELIGAVIFSVYFYAAGYVSTWSRAVYEGFYHSIASFTNSGFDIFPGSMTQFADDYFVQIVTALLIILGAIGFPVLIEVREYLFGKHEHFHFSLFTKLTALTYLLLFILGALSLWLIERDLYFADMAWHEKWFHAFFHSVTTRSAGFAVLDVNELSAASHFLMSILMFIGASPSSAGGGIRTTTFIVIILTLGAYLLGRREVRIFRRSIKQEDIIKSFVVFTAATMLLVLSIVFIDSTENSRFSLHQVIFEVCSAFGTTGLSSGLASRLLPISQGVLMILMFLGRIGLLSILFHFMPLRRREAFHYPKEDIIIG, encoded by the coding sequence ATGATCGTTCACCGTAAACGACTCATCCAGCGCTTATCACCGACCCAGTTCATCATCCTGGGCTATTTGGCGGTCATCTTGATCGCCAGCGTCCTGTTATATATGCCTTTCAGCGTGAAGGAGTCGGCTGAGCTCAGCTGGTTCGAGGCACTGTTCACTTCGACGAGTGCCGTCAGCGTCACCGGATTGACGGTGGTCAACACCTATGAGACCTTCACGCCCATCGGCAATCTGATCCTGCTCATCCTCTTCCAGATCGGCGGGATCGGCATCATGACCTTGGGCACCTTCGTCTGGATTCTGTTCGGGCGCAGCGTCACGCTGACCCATCGCCGCTGGATCATGATCGATCAGAATCGCAGTTCGCTGGCCGGGCTCGTACGGCTGCTGCGGCATGTGTTCTTCTTGGCCTTCGCCATCGAACTGATCGGTGCGGTGATCTTCAGCGTCTATTTCTACGCGGCTGGATACGTTTCAACTTGGTCCCGCGCGGTATATGAAGGATTCTATCACAGCATTGCATCCTTCACGAACTCCGGTTTCGATATCTTCCCAGGCTCGATGACGCAGTTCGCAGACGATTATTTCGTGCAGATCGTCACCGCACTCTTGATCATCCTCGGGGCGATCGGCTTCCCTGTGCTCATTGAGGTTAGGGAGTATCTCTTCGGGAAGCATGAACATTTTCACTTCTCTTTGTTTACCAAGTTAACGGCGCTCACCTATCTGCTCTTATTCATCTTAGGAGCCCTGAGCTTGTGGCTCATCGAACGGGACCTGTACTTCGCGGATATGGCTTGGCATGAGAAATGGTTCCATGCGTTCTTCCACTCGGTCACCACGCGCAGTGCAGGCTTTGCCGTGCTGGATGTGAACGAGCTGAGCGCGGCTTCGCATTTCCTGATGTCGATCCTGATGTTCATCGGAGCAAGCCCCTCCAGCGCCGGCGGAGGGATTCGCACGACGACTTTCATCGTGATCATCCTGACGCTTGGCGCGTATCTTCTTGGACGCCGAGAAGTCCGCATATTCCGCCGCTCGATCAAGCAGGAGGATATCATCAAGAGCTTCGTCGTCTTCACCGCTGCGACGATGCTGCTGGTGCTGAGCATCGTCTTCATCGACAGCACCGAGAATTCCCGCTTCTCCCTCCATCAGGTGATCTTCGAAGTATGTTCCGCCTTCGGAACAACGGGGCTGTCCAGCGGACTCGCCAGCCGGCTTCTGCCGATCAGTCAAGGAGTGCTCATGATCTTGATGTTCCTGGGACGCATCGGTTTGTTGTCGATTCTCTTCCATTTCATGCCGTTGCGGCGCAGAGAAGCCTTCCATTATCCGAAGGAAGACATCATCATCGGCTGA
- a CDS encoding aspartyl-phosphate phosphatase Spo0E family protein, which translates to MALDYRQMMQFHQQPIIREPEHTSSSPYHIRKRMNKVDMLEEEIYILRTLMEKTAESEQSFTSEMVVHISSLLDKKIYEYMKLNHGRRHSSYKSDLD; encoded by the coding sequence GTGGCGTTAGACTACCGGCAGATGATGCAGTTTCATCAACAACCGATCATTCGCGAACCTGAACACACGTCAAGTTCACCCTACCATATAAGGAAGAGAATGAATAAAGTGGATATGTTGGAAGAGGAAATTTACATACTTCGTACTCTTATGGAGAAGACAGCCGAGAGCGAACAATCCTTCACATCTGAGATGGTTGTTCATATCAGCAGTTTGCTGGATAAGAAGATCTATGAATATATGAAGCTGAATCATGGCAGAAGACACAGCTCATATAAGTCTGATTTGGACTAA
- a CDS encoding arsenate reductase family protein, whose translation MMKLTVYAYSGCSTCRNALKWLREHGHTIEEIPIREQPPSAPELKDLIAKSGLEIKKWFNVSGSVYRELGLKDKLPEMKDEEKIALLASNGMLLKRPIVTDGERVTVGFKEEEFQRVWGSGSSF comes from the coding sequence CTGATGAAACTGACCGTATATGCATATTCCGGATGCAGCACTTGCCGCAATGCGCTCAAATGGCTGCGCGAACACGGCCATACGATCGAGGAGATTCCCATCAGAGAACAGCCGCCGAGTGCACCGGAATTGAAGGACCTGATCGCGAAGAGCGGACTTGAGATCAAGAAATGGTTCAATGTATCCGGCAGTGTGTATCGAGAACTCGGCCTGAAGGATAAACTGCCGGAGATGAAGGATGAGGAGAAAATCGCGCTTTTGGCTTCCAACGGCATGCTGCTCAAGCGGCCGATCGTCACCGATGGTGAACGTGTCACTGTCGGCTTTAAGGAAGAGGAATTCCAGCGCGTCTGGGGAAGCGGCTCGTCCTTTTGA
- a CDS encoding RluA family pseudouridine synthase: protein MNGTRKWDTSKQHTLRYIAGPEDEDVKLRTILRQRLQVSRRLMTKLKFIEGGITVNGARLYMDAKLKPGDVVELRLPVETSETIEPQPMELDILYEDDYLLAVNKPAGIIVHPTLGHDRDTLANGVMYYWQQRGESYRFRPVHRLDEETSGVVVIAKNAYVHERISQQLQEHTVQKIYIAYVHGILERSSDVISAPIDRDPENPHIRIVTESGYPAVTAYEVLRTFAHASQVRLSLKTGRTHQIRVHMRWLGHPLIGDRMYALPEYDDEPYRALLPGQALHAQKIVLRHPIHDEDIQIEAPLPAELLRLQSMLEQGADSGR from the coding sequence ATGAACGGGACTAGAAAATGGGATACGAGTAAGCAGCATACTTTGCGCTATATAGCAGGTCCTGAGGATGAAGATGTGAAACTGCGGACGATCCTGCGCCAGCGGCTTCAAGTATCGCGCAGGCTGATGACGAAGTTGAAGTTCATCGAAGGCGGGATTACGGTGAACGGCGCGCGTCTCTATATGGATGCGAAGCTCAAGCCGGGAGATGTTGTGGAATTGAGACTTCCAGTGGAAACCTCGGAGACGATCGAGCCGCAGCCGATGGAACTTGATATCCTGTATGAGGATGATTATCTGCTGGCGGTGAATAAGCCGGCGGGGATCATCGTTCATCCGACCCTGGGGCATGATCGGGATACGCTGGCCAATGGCGTGATGTATTACTGGCAGCAGCGGGGCGAATCCTACCGCTTCCGCCCGGTGCATCGCTTGGACGAAGAGACCAGCGGCGTTGTGGTGATCGCTAAGAACGCCTATGTGCATGAGCGGATCTCGCAGCAGCTGCAGGAACATACCGTGCAGAAGATCTATATCGCCTACGTCCACGGAATCCTGGAGCGATCTTCCGATGTTATCTCTGCACCGATCGACCGCGATCCGGAGAATCCGCATATCCGTATCGTTACGGAGAGCGGCTATCCAGCGGTGACAGCTTATGAGGTGCTGCGCACCTTTGCGCATGCAAGCCAAGTGCGCCTCTCCTTGAAGACCGGCCGCACTCATCAGATCCGCGTGCATATGCGCTGGCTCGGTCATCCGCTGATCGGTGACCGCATGTATGCGCTGCCCGAGTATGATGATGAACCGTACCGCGCTTTGCTGCCGGGACAAGCTTTGCATGCACAGAAGATCGTCTTGCGTCATCCGATCCATGATGAGGATATCCAGATCGAAGCGCCGCTTCCCGCGGAACTGCTGCGTTTGCAGTCCATGTTGGAACAGGGAGCTGATTCAGGAAGATGA
- a CDS encoding aminotransferase class I/II-fold pyridoxal phosphate-dependent enzyme, with protein sequence MSDYLNPMVRAIPPSGIRRFFDMANASKDKDVITLGVGEPDFVTPWHVRDAAVYGLERGRTSYTANAGMIELREAITEYLYTRFQLEYDPEHEVIVTIGGSEAIDLALRALVGPGDEVLIPEPTYLPYSPLSMLNGGVAVPVETKPEHQFKLQAEDLMAKLTPRSKVLILCYPSNPTGGIMSYEDWLPIAKIVEEHDLIVISDEIYAELTYEGRHVSFASLPNMKERTIVVSGFSKAFAMTGWRMGYVCGHPDLISAMLKIHQYTVMCAPIMGQIAALEALRNGIEEMEKMVESYNRRRRLVVEGFRQIGLPCHEPQGAFYAFPDIRGTGLTSEEFAQRLLREAKVAVVPGHVFGLGGEGFIRCSYATSVNQLLEAIERIGSFIQKI encoded by the coding sequence ATGTCCGACTATCTGAATCCCATGGTGCGTGCCATCCCGCCGTCGGGAATCCGCCGTTTCTTCGATATGGCCAATGCCAGCAAGGACAAGGATGTCATCACCCTGGGTGTAGGCGAGCCGGATTTTGTGACGCCTTGGCATGTCCGTGATGCGGCTGTGTATGGATTGGAGAGGGGCAGGACGAGCTATACGGCGAATGCGGGCATGATCGAGCTTCGTGAGGCGATCACCGAGTACTTGTATACTCGCTTTCAATTGGAATATGATCCTGAGCATGAGGTCATCGTCACCATCGGCGGCAGCGAAGCGATCGATCTGGCGCTGCGTGCACTGGTTGGACCGGGGGATGAGGTCTTGATCCCTGAGCCGACCTATCTGCCTTACTCCCCGTTGTCCATGTTAAACGGCGGCGTTGCCGTGCCTGTGGAGACGAAGCCGGAGCATCAATTCAAGCTGCAGGCGGAGGATCTTATGGCGAAGTTGACGCCGCGCTCGAAGGTGCTCATCCTCTGTTATCCCAGCAACCCGACGGGCGGGATCATGAGCTATGAGGATTGGCTGCCGATTGCGAAGATCGTCGAAGAGCATGATCTCATCGTCATCTCCGATGAGATCTATGCGGAGCTGACCTATGAAGGACGGCATGTCAGCTTTGCTTCGCTGCCTAATATGAAAGAACGCACGATCGTCGTCAGCGGCTTCTCGAAGGCCTTCGCGATGACAGGATGGCGCATGGGCTATGTCTGCGGTCATCCAGACTTGATCAGCGCTATGCTCAAGATCCACCAGTACACGGTGATGTGCGCACCGATTATGGGACAGATCGCTGCCCTGGAGGCGCTGCGCAACGGCATCGAAGAGATGGAGAAGATGGTGGAATCCTATAACCGAAGACGGCGTCTCGTCGTGGAGGGTTTCCGGCAGATCGGTTTGCCTTGCCACGAGCCGCAGGGGGCTTTTTATGCTTTTCCCGATATTCGGGGGACGGGTTTGACTTCGGAAGAATTTGCCCAGCGATTGCTGCGTGAGGCCAAAGTTGCGGTCGTGCCGGGGCATGTATTTGGTCTGGGCGGAGAAGGGTTTATTCGCTGTTCCTATGCAACTTCCGTCAATCAGTTGCTGGAAGCGATTGAGCGGATCGGCTCATTTATTCAGAAAATCTAA